A window of the Lactuca sativa cultivar Salinas chromosome 5, Lsat_Salinas_v11, whole genome shotgun sequence genome harbors these coding sequences:
- the LOC111909246 gene encoding omega-6 fatty acid desaturase, chloroplastic isoform X1 — MACRLVDSSFLLKGPQQKRIHGHRFVSLYPTGTSLLKWEALPQHKPKTQKYVIPLRKGKIVKSVASPITPPLPAADSAERRQELCENYGFRQIGESLPDNITLKNIIDTLPKSVFEIDNMKAWKSVLISTTSYALGLFMIAKSPWYLLPLAWAWTGTAVTGFFVIGHDCAHKSFSKNKLLEDIVGTLAFLPLIYPYEPWRFKHDRHHAKTNMLNEDTAWHPVMKKHFDESPFFKKAIVFGYGPIRPIMSISHWLIWHFNLSKFRSNEIGRVKISLACVFAFMAIGWPLIVYKVGIVGWIKFWLMPWLGYHFWMSTFTMVHHTAPHIPFKSSEEWNPAQAQLSGTVHCDYPKWIEILCHDINVHIPHHVSSKIPSYNLRMAHKALQENWGKYMNEASWNWRLMKTILTVCHVYNEERNYISFEEVAPEISEPIRFLRRVMPDYA; from the exons GCACATCTCTTTTAAAGTGGGAAGCTCTACCTCAACAcaaacccaaaacccaaaaatatgtaATTCCTTTACGAAAGGGTAAAATAGTAAAATCAGTAGCCAGTCCTATCACACCACCATTACCAGCAGCAGACAGTGCAGAAAGAAGACAAGAATTATGCGAAAATTACGGTTTTAGACAAATTGGAGAATCACTTCCAGATAATATCACATTGAAGAACATCATCGATACTCTTCCCAAATCC gtATTTGAAATTGATAACATGAAAGCATGGAAATCGGTTTTGATATCTACCACTTCATATGCATTGGGGCTTTTCATGATTGCCAAATCCCCATGGTATCTTCTTCCATTAGCTTGGGCATGGACAGGAACTGCAGTTACAGGG ttCTTTGTAATAGGTCACGATTGTGCACACAAATCTTTCTCAAAGAACAAATTATTAGAAGATATTGTTGGAACTTTGGCCTTTTTACCCTTAATATACCCCTATGAGCCATGGCGCTTCAAGCATGACCGACATCACGCGAAAACAAACAT GTTGAACGAAGATACAGCTTGGCATCCTGTAATGAAAAAACATTTTGATGAGTCACCATTTTTCAAAAAGGCAATTGTATTCGGATATGGTCCTATTCGCCCCATCATGTCTATATCACATTG GTTAATATGGCATTTTAATTTGAGTAAATTTAGATCAAATGAAATTGGAAGAGTGAAAATTAGTCTGGCTTGTGTTTTCGCATTTATGGCAATTGGATGGCCGTTGATTGTGTACAAAGTGGGGATAGTTGGATGGATAAAGTTTTGGCTAATGCCGTGGCTGGGCTATCATTTTTGG ATGAGCACTTTCACGATGGTTCACCACACGGCGCCTCACATACCTTTCAAATCGTCGGAAGAGTGGAATCCGGCTCAGGCCCAACTTAGTGGAACCGTGCATTGTGATTATCCTAAATG GATAGAGATCCTTTGTCATGATATCAATGTTCATATTCCTCACCATGTCTCCTCAAAGATTCCAAGCTACAATTTGAGAATGGCTCATAAAGCACTTCAAGAAAATTGGggaaaa TATATGAACGAGGCATCATGGAACTGGCGGTTAATGAAGACAATCTTGACAGTCTGCCACGTGTACAATGAGGAGCGTAATTATATCTCTTTTGAAGAGGTTGCTCCTGAGATATCGGAGCCGATCAGATTTCTTAGACGGGTTATGCCCGATTACGCCtaa
- the LOC111909246 gene encoding omega-6 fatty acid desaturase, chloroplastic isoform X2: MDTDLCHCIQQTGTSLLKWEALPQHKPKTQKYVIPLRKGKIVKSVASPITPPLPAADSAERRQELCENYGFRQIGESLPDNITLKNIIDTLPKSVFEIDNMKAWKSVLISTTSYALGLFMIAKSPWYLLPLAWAWTGTAVTGFFVIGHDCAHKSFSKNKLLEDIVGTLAFLPLIYPYEPWRFKHDRHHAKTNMLNEDTAWHPVMKKHFDESPFFKKAIVFGYGPIRPIMSISHWLIWHFNLSKFRSNEIGRVKISLACVFAFMAIGWPLIVYKVGIVGWIKFWLMPWLGYHFWMSTFTMVHHTAPHIPFKSSEEWNPAQAQLSGTVHCDYPKWIEILCHDINVHIPHHVSSKIPSYNLRMAHKALQENWGKYMNEASWNWRLMKTILTVCHVYNEERNYISFEEVAPEISEPIRFLRRVMPDYA; the protein is encoded by the exons ACAGGCACATCTCTTTTAAAGTGGGAAGCTCTACCTCAACAcaaacccaaaacccaaaaatatgtaATTCCTTTACGAAAGGGTAAAATAGTAAAATCAGTAGCCAGTCCTATCACACCACCATTACCAGCAGCAGACAGTGCAGAAAGAAGACAAGAATTATGCGAAAATTACGGTTTTAGACAAATTGGAGAATCACTTCCAGATAATATCACATTGAAGAACATCATCGATACTCTTCCCAAATCC gtATTTGAAATTGATAACATGAAAGCATGGAAATCGGTTTTGATATCTACCACTTCATATGCATTGGGGCTTTTCATGATTGCCAAATCCCCATGGTATCTTCTTCCATTAGCTTGGGCATGGACAGGAACTGCAGTTACAGGG ttCTTTGTAATAGGTCACGATTGTGCACACAAATCTTTCTCAAAGAACAAATTATTAGAAGATATTGTTGGAACTTTGGCCTTTTTACCCTTAATATACCCCTATGAGCCATGGCGCTTCAAGCATGACCGACATCACGCGAAAACAAACAT GTTGAACGAAGATACAGCTTGGCATCCTGTAATGAAAAAACATTTTGATGAGTCACCATTTTTCAAAAAGGCAATTGTATTCGGATATGGTCCTATTCGCCCCATCATGTCTATATCACATTG GTTAATATGGCATTTTAATTTGAGTAAATTTAGATCAAATGAAATTGGAAGAGTGAAAATTAGTCTGGCTTGTGTTTTCGCATTTATGGCAATTGGATGGCCGTTGATTGTGTACAAAGTGGGGATAGTTGGATGGATAAAGTTTTGGCTAATGCCGTGGCTGGGCTATCATTTTTGG ATGAGCACTTTCACGATGGTTCACCACACGGCGCCTCACATACCTTTCAAATCGTCGGAAGAGTGGAATCCGGCTCAGGCCCAACTTAGTGGAACCGTGCATTGTGATTATCCTAAATG GATAGAGATCCTTTGTCATGATATCAATGTTCATATTCCTCACCATGTCTCCTCAAAGATTCCAAGCTACAATTTGAGAATGGCTCATAAAGCACTTCAAGAAAATTGGggaaaa TATATGAACGAGGCATCATGGAACTGGCGGTTAATGAAGACAATCTTGACAGTCTGCCACGTGTACAATGAGGAGCGTAATTATATCTCTTTTGAAGAGGTTGCTCCTGAGATATCGGAGCCGATCAGATTTCTTAGACGGGTTATGCCCGATTACGCCtaa